One Accipiter gentilis chromosome 11, bAccGen1.1, whole genome shotgun sequence DNA window includes the following coding sequences:
- the PRRT4 gene encoding proline-rich transmembrane protein 4 isoform X1: MVPVGADVTVPSAPLRSAAPAVPPSPMSPTSPTGLGVAPLRLLLLALLLCLVPPAAAPPPPSAPTGLPGPPGTAPGPPAPQSEAPVLSLNLGLNFKIKVRSQGNPRLAAPTAPPGPPYPLPPGTPVPPTLPPPSGSGWPDAGDEPGSGTPPEEAGGWGGPAGHAGIAPPASPAGERDKELELDIAIDLTAGLDPEAGPGGAVPPTSLLRAPAGPRRPIPLIPGIKSGISELASKLSAAGFLVPTVPPRVSHEAPGGNGSQEQDQAGSGAEPAHPPGRQPSRGAAPPPAAASACTPGSACSSGGPDPQDPPTAPLSWPPHFVALQTSWSAATAAWGPAWDAHVYGVGCLFALLGLLGLLVLLAGPRGRPPAARLLGGLLAVAGAARAFPLFFDAYERRGRLPPPAARLLFELPFPCLGWGLALALCLPRPPRRCRTPAVAALGVLHAGGGAGCRAGGGGSGPAAGAAAAAAGALRRAGGRPDPLGAAPLRGGVPGGTPGQGGRGRGSRRGGGGGGGGGGGGRAERGAAGFRGVAGAGLGGAGPPGPLGVVGAAAGLSPGRGRHGAAPRRAGAGGGPPSPARPPPRSPQRLRPPAAGGGRGAAALREPPRAPRGRRGPHRRFPAPLAHRPAPQHRRGAGSAARHLPPRRRHGGGDQRHRHGENRHQRRGGERRHRRAWDRPNQLAGNRHNRRGRARCNHDTWARHRQHCED, encoded by the exons ATGGTGCCGGTCGGTGCCGATGTAACCGTCCCCTCTGCCCCTCTCCGCAGCGCTGCTCCCGCCGTGCCGCCGTCCCCGATGTCCCCGACGTCCCccacggggctgggggtggcCCCCCtccgcctgctgctgctggctctgctgctgtgcctggtcccccccgccgctgccccgccgcccccctcggCCCCCACCGGCCTCCCGGGACCCCCGGGGACGGCGCCGGGACCCCCCGCGCCCCAAAGCGAAGCCCCCGTCCTCTCCCTCAACCTCGGCCTCAACTTCAAGATCAAGGTACGAAGCCAGGGCAACCCCCGCCTCGccgcccccaccgcccccccggGGCCCCCCTACCCGCTGCCCCCCGGCacccccgtgccccccaccctgccacCGCCGTCGGGTTCGGGCTGGCCTGACGCCGGGGACGAGCCGGGCTCTGGGACCCCCCCGGAGGaagcggggggctgggggggccccgCCGGCCATGCCGGCATCGCCCCCCCGGCATCCCCAGCCGGGGAGAGGGacaaggagctggagctggacaTCGCCATCGACCTGACGGCGGGCCTGGACCCCgaagcggggccggggggagcagTGCCCCCCACCAGCCTCCTGcgggcccccgccggcccccgccgccccatCCCGCTCATCCCCGGCATCAAGTCTGGCATTTCGGAGCTGGCCAGCAAACTCAGCGCCGCTG GGTTCCTGGTGCCCACGGTGCCCCCCAGGGTCAGCCACGAGGCGCCAGGCGGCAACGGGTCCCAGGAGCAGGATCAGGCCGGCAGTGGCGCTGAGCCAG CCCACCCCCCCGGCCGCCAGCCCTCCCGGGGTgccgcacccccccccgccgccgcctccgcctgcACCCCGGGCTCCGCTTGCAGCTCGGGGGGGCCGgatccccaggacccccccaccgCTCCCCTCTCCTGGCCCCCCCACTTTGTGGCCCTGCAGACCAGCTGGTCGGCGGCCACCGCCGCCTGGGGCCCGGCCTGGGACGCTCACGTCTACGGGGTCGGATGCCTTTTCGCTCTACTGGGACTGCTGGGGCTACTGGTGCTACTGGCGGGTCCTCGTGgtcgcccgcccgccgcccggctgctgggggggctgtTGGCGGTGGCGGGAGCCGCCCGCGCCTTCCCCCTCTTCTTCGACGCCTACGAGCGGCGTGGCCGCCTGCCCCCCCCGGCCGCTCGCCTCCTCTTCGAgctgcccttcccctgcctgggctgggggctggcgcTGGCCCTCTGCCTGCCGCGGCCCCCCCGGCGCTGCCGGACCCCCGCCGTGGCGGCACTCGGGGTGCTGCACGCcggggggggtgctgggtgccgtGCTGGCGGTGGCGGCTCTGGGCCGGCtgccggggctgctgctgctgccgcgggGGCTCTTCGCCGGGCTGGCGGCCGCCCTGACCCTCTGGGTGCTGCCCCGCTGCGGGGCGGGGTCCCGGGGGGTACCCCGGGGCAAGGGGGGCGCGGGCGGGggtcccggcggggcggcggcggcggtgggggtggcggcggcgggggccgtgCTGAGCGCGGGGCTGCAGGTTTTCGGGGCGTTGCAggcgctgggctggggggggccggcCCCCCCGGGCCCCTGGGCGTGGtgggggctgcagctgggctgtcGCCTGGCCGAGGCCGCCATGGGGCTGCCCCTCGCCGTGCTGGCGCTGGTGgcggccccccctccccggcacgccCGCCCCCTCGATCCCCCCAACGGCTGCGCCCCCCGGCCGCGGGGGGAGGCCGAGGCGCTGCCGCTCTGCGGgagcccccccgagccccccgagGCCGACGGGGACCCCACCGCCGGTTTCCGGCCCCCCTCGCCCATCGACCTGCGCCGCAGCATCGACGAGGCGCTGGGAGCGCGGCCCGGCATCTTCCGCCACGGCGCCGGCACGGCGGCGGGGATCAGCGTCATCGGCACGGCGAGAACCGGCACCAacggcgcggcggggagcggcggcacCGGCGTGCATGGGATCGGCCCAACCAGCTTGCCGGGAATCGGCACAACCGGCGCGGCAGGGCTCGGTGCAACCACGACACCTGGGCCCGGCACCGCCAGCACTGCGAGGATTAG
- the RBM28 gene encoding RNA-binding protein 28: MAAAGGGGSGPVSGRTVLVRGLPAAATAAELESLFGRLGPLRRCFVVTEKGTKTCRGFGYVTFSLPEDAQRALQEATILGGRRLSVTLARQRPREGRKKPQREKKEDEAAAGAPKAATTAPPRPKKPRAASRKARLIVRNLSFKCSEDDLRSLFSPFGTVLEVNIPRKPDGKMRGFAFVQLRNMLEAAKALRGMNMKEIKGRPVAVDWAVAKDKYRATQDSQPDEIKEEKPGDAEEEQSPGDAEEDEEKEEEEEENKKAVGKMKSKLSFQARGRSGKGTAATDSSEEEEYEEEDDDEGDSEDDSEQEISEEEEEEEEGDAPKKQQGKGRQPPSDVGEGRTVFIRNLSFDTEEEALGEVLQQFGDLKYVRVVLHPDTEHSKGCAFAQFLTQEAAQKCLQAAQEESEGGGLRLDGRLLRIDLAVSREEAHKLRGQKAKKPTGTRNLYLAREGLIRAGTKAAEGVSDADMAKRARFEELKYQKLRDQNIFVSRTRLCIHNLPKAVDSARLRRLLLQVVSGGKAMHIKECRVMRELRGKGQSLGYAFVEFGEHEQALAALRSINNNPRLFGAQKRPIVEFSLEDRRKLKLKEQRAQRSLLKLKPKPAEEEPAAARAAEPAGPPKKHQGRKKPLSKGSEGSHSSGGPLAGGQEAAPAPLGHPAPTMPWSGFRTEAQVERVELPDGTTRKKVLALPSHRGPKIRKRDKGKVKPLPKQPKAKVQRRKEKRKVAPTQAQQRRREGGGAEARFSELVERYKRKILGSDPPAPKRSKWFES; the protein is encoded by the exons atggcggcggccggcggcggcggctccggcccgGTGTCGGGTCGCACCGTCTTGGTGCGGGGActgcccgccgccgccaccgccgccgaaCTCGAGAGCCTCTTCGGCCGCCTCGGGCCCCTCCGCCGCTGCTTTGTTGTCACCGAGAAGG GCACCAAGACCTGCCGTGGCTTCGGCTACGTCACCTTCTCCCTGCCCGAGGATGCCCAGCGAGCTCTGCAGGAGGCCACCATCCTCGGTGGCCGCCGGCTCAGTGTGACACTAGCCCGGCAGAGgcccagggaggggaggaagaagccGCAGCGGGAGAAGAAGGAAGACGAGGCGGCAGCGG GTGCCCCCAAGGCTGCCACCACAGCTCCCCCAAGACCGAAGAAGCCTAGAGCCGCTTCCAGGAAGGCCCGGCTGATTGTCCGCAACCTCAGCTTCAAG TGCTCCGAGGACGACCTGAGATCTCTCTTCTCGCCCTTTGGCACTGTGCTGGAGGTGAACATCCCCAGGAAGCCAG ACGGGAAGATGCGGGGATTCGCCTTCGTGCAGTTGAGGAACATGCTGGAAGCAGCCAAGGCGCTCCGGGGGATGAACATGAAAGAGATCAAAG GGCGGCCAGTGGCAGTGGACTGGGCTGTGGCCAAGGACAAGTACCGGGCGACGCAGGACAGCCAGCCTGACG AAATCAAGGAGGAGAAACCTGGGGATGCTGAAGAAGAGCAGAGTCCAGGTGATGCTGAGGAGGAcgaggaaaaagaagaggaagaggaggaaaacaaaaaagcagttgGAAAGATGAAGAGCAAGCTCTCATTTCAGGCACGAGGCCG GTCTGGGAAGGGGACGGCAGCCACAGACAGCAGCGAGGAGGAGGAATATGAGGAAGAAGATGATGACGAAGGAGACAGTGAGGATGATAGCGAGCAGGAGATCtcggaggaggaagaggaggaggaag AGGGGGACGCACCCAAGAAGCAACAGGGGAAGGGGCGGCAGCCCCCCTCAGACGTGGGCGAGGGCAGGACCGTCTTCATCCG GAACCTCTCCTTCGATACGGAGGAGGAGGCACTGGGGGAGGTGCTGCAGCAATTTGGGGACCTCAAGTACGTCCGTGTCGTCCTGCACCCCGACACAGAGCACTCCAAAG gctgtGCCTTTGCTCAGTTCCTGACGCAAGAAGCTGCCCAGAAATGCCTCCAGGCTGCCCAGGAGGAGAGTGAG GGTGGGGGTCTGCGGCTGGATGGGCGGCTGCTCCGCATCGACCTAGCTGTGAGCCGTGAGGAGGCCCACAAACTCCGtgggcagaaggcaaagaagcCGACGGGCACCCGAAACCTTTACCTGGCCCGCGAAGGCT TGATCCGGGCCGGGACAAAGGCTGCGGAGGGCGTGAGCGACGCTGACATGGCCAAGCGAGCGCGG TTTGAGGAGCTCAAGTACCAGAAGCTACGGGACCAGAACATTTTTGTGTCCCGTACCCGGCTCTGTATCCACAACCTGCCCAAGGCCGTGGACAGTGCCCGGCTCCGGCGTCTGCTGCTGCAGGTGGTCAGCGGGGGCAAGGCCATGCACATCAAGGAG TGCCGGGTGATGCGGGAGCTGCGAGGGAAGGGGCAGTCCCTGGGCTATGCCTTCGTGGAGTTTGGGGAGCACGAGCAGGCGCTGGCCGCGCTGCGGAGCATCAACAACAACCCCCGTCTCTTTGGGGCTCAGAAG aggCCCATCGTGGAGTTCTCACTGGAGGATCGGCGGAAGCTGAAGCTGAAGGAGCAGCGAGCCCAGCGCAGCCTG CTCAAGCTGAAACCGAAGCCAGCGGAGGAGGagccagctgctgccagggcagctgagccagcGGGACCCCCTAAGAAGcatcagggaaggaaaaaacccctttccAAGGGGTCTGAGGGCTCCCACAGCTCCGGGGGACCACTGGCGGGGGGGCAGGAGGCTGCCCCAGCTCCCCTGGGACACCCGGCTCCCACCATGCCCTGGTCGGGTTTCCGCACAGAGGCGCAGGTGGAGCGTGTAGAGCTGCCGGATGGCACCACGAGGAAGAAGGTGCTAGCGCTGCCCTCGCACCGTGGGCCCAAGATCAG GAAACGCGACAAAGGGAAGGTGAAGCCCCTCCCCAAGCAGCCCAAGGCCAAAGTCCAGCGACGGAAGGAGAAGCGCAAGGTGGCCCCCACTCAG GcacagcagcggcggcgggagggcgggggggcCGAGGCCCGGTTCAGTGAGCTGGTGGAGCGGTACAAGAGGAAGATCCTGGGCAGCGACCCCCCCGCACCCAAGAGGAGCAAGTGGTTCGAGAGCTGA
- the LEP gene encoding leptin, whose protein sequence is MRWPGVSLWGLLWLWVPLAGGRPVRLEKVRADTRNLTRTLSTRIQQLQLFPLSLKISGLEAIPGEGAPEGLGAMDHRLQLFQRLLGGLAAGNLPLAQIANDMENLRSLLAALATHLGCPPLRTPPGPPGPPGLSDLLVEAPHTAAGLALARLRVCLDGIAARLDGLLAC, encoded by the exons ATGCGGTGGCCCGGCGTGTCCCTCTGGGGTCTCCTCTGGCTGTGGGTGCCGCTGGCCGGTGGCCGTCCCGTCCGGCTGGAGAAGGTCCGGGCGGACACCAGGAACCTCACCCGCACCCTCAGCACCCGCATCCAGCAGCTGCAG ctcTTCCCCCTGAGCCTGAAGATCAGCGGGCTGGAGGCCATCCCGGGGGAGGGGGCtcccgaggggctgggggccatggACCACCGTCTCCAGCTCTTCCAGCGCCTGCTGGGCGGCCTGGCGGCCGGCAACCTGCCGCTGGCCCAGATCGCCAACGACATGGAGAACCTCCGCAGCCTCCTGGCCGCCCTGGCCACCCACCTGGGCTGCCCCCCGCTCCgcacccccccgggacccccgggaccccccggtTTATCCGACTTGCTGGTCGAAGCACCCCACACCGCCGCCGGGCTGGCCCTGGCGCGGCTTCGCGTTTGCCTGGACGGCATCGCCGCCCGCCTCGACGGCCTCCTCGCCTGCTAG
- the PRRT4 gene encoding proline-rich transmembrane protein 4 isoform X2 encodes MVPVGADVTVPSAPLRSAAPAVPPSPMSPTSPTGLGVAPLRLLLLALLLCLVPPAAAPPPPSAPTGLPGPPGTAPGPPAPQSEAPVLSLNLGLNFKIKVRSQGNPRLAAPTAPPGPPYPLPPGTPVPPTLPPPSGSGWPDAGDEPGSGTPPEEAGGWGGPAGHAGIAPPASPAGERDKELELDIAIDLTAGLDPEAGPGGAVPPTSLLRAPAGPRRPIPLIPGIKSGISELASKLSAAGFLVPTVPPRVSHEAPGGNGSQEQDQAGSGAEPASTRRWERGPASSATAPARRRGSASSARREPAPTARRGAAAPACMGSAQPACRESAQPARQGSVQPRHLGPAPPALRGLAQPRRQASAQPARERSAPPASQGSAQPARRGSTLLARQGLAQPAHQGSVQPLHQVSAQPAHLGLAQPARWSSAQPARRSSAPPAHQVLVQLAHPGSAKPLCRPSAQPAQQGLAQPPRWVSARLLHRISAQPARRSPTQPAHRVSAQPLHQISVQPAHRSPAPWAPPAPPRRQHHRPCSVRPPAGGGVRRIPGGARAAVQRWRWQPLNPGTVPEGTGGGAGPQPPATGYPPGSPHAAALPELGGGQPPSPAGPPIPRGTGCGGGPRCRGRPRGPR; translated from the exons ATGGTGCCGGTCGGTGCCGATGTAACCGTCCCCTCTGCCCCTCTCCGCAGCGCTGCTCCCGCCGTGCCGCCGTCCCCGATGTCCCCGACGTCCCccacggggctgggggtggcCCCCCtccgcctgctgctgctggctctgctgctgtgcctggtcccccccgccgctgccccgccgcccccctcggCCCCCACCGGCCTCCCGGGACCCCCGGGGACGGCGCCGGGACCCCCCGCGCCCCAAAGCGAAGCCCCCGTCCTCTCCCTCAACCTCGGCCTCAACTTCAAGATCAAGGTACGAAGCCAGGGCAACCCCCGCCTCGccgcccccaccgcccccccggGGCCCCCCTACCCGCTGCCCCCCGGCacccccgtgccccccaccctgccacCGCCGTCGGGTTCGGGCTGGCCTGACGCCGGGGACGAGCCGGGCTCTGGGACCCCCCCGGAGGaagcggggggctgggggggccccgCCGGCCATGCCGGCATCGCCCCCCCGGCATCCCCAGCCGGGGAGAGGGacaaggagctggagctggacaTCGCCATCGACCTGACGGCGGGCCTGGACCCCgaagcggggccggggggagcagTGCCCCCCACCAGCCTCCTGcgggcccccgccggcccccgccgccccatCCCGCTCATCCCCGGCATCAAGTCTGGCATTTCGGAGCTGGCCAGCAAACTCAGCGCCGCTG GGTTCCTGGTGCCCACGGTGCCCCCCAGGGTCAGCCACGAGGCGCCAGGCGGCAACGGGTCCCAGGAGCAGGATCAGGCCGGCAGTGGCGCTGAGCCAG CATCGACGAGGCGCTGGGAGCGCGGCCCGGCATCTTCCGCCACGGCGCCGGCACGGCGGCGGGGATCAGCGTCATCGGCACGGCGAGAACCGGCACCAacggcgcggcggggagcggcggcacCGGCGTGCATGGGATCGGCCCAACCAGCTTGCCGGGAATCGGCACAACCGGCGCGGCAGGGCTCGGTGCAACCACGACACCTGGGCCCGGCACCGCCAGCACTGCGAGGATTAGCACAACCGCGACGCCAAGCCTCGGCACAACCGGCACGGGAGCGCTCAGCACCCCCAGCATCACAGGGCTCGGCACAACCGGCACGCCGGGGCTCGACGCTGCTGGCACGGCAGGGATTAGCACAACCAGCGCATCAGGGCTCGGTACAACCGCTGCACCAAGTCTCGGCACAACCAGCACATCTGGGCTTGGCACAACCAGCACGCTGGAGCTCAGCACAGCCAGCACGCCGGAGCTCAGCACCACCAGCACACCAAGTCTTGGTGCAGCTAGCACACCCGGGCTCGGCAAAACCGCTATGCCGGCCCTCGGCACAACCGGCGCAGCAGGGTTTGGCACAACCACCGCGCTGGGTCTCGGCACGACTGCTACACCGAATCTCGGCACAACCGGCACGTCGGAGCCCAACGCAACCGGCACACAGGGTCTCGGCGCAACCGCTACACCAGATCTCAGTACAACCGGCACACCGGAGCCCGGCACCgtgggcccccccggcccccccccgccgccagcacCATCGACCCTGCAGCGTGCGGcctcctgcgggggggggggtccgccgCATCCCCGGGGGTGCGAGGGCGGCGGTGCAGCGGTGGCGGTGGCAGCCCCTCAACCCAGGGACTGTCCCGGAGGGGACCGGCGGCGGTGCCGGACCCCAGCCCCCCGCCACAGGGTACCCCCCAGGCAGCCCCCACGCTGCGGCCCTCCCAGAGCTGGGCGGGGGGCAGCCCCCATCCCCTGCCGGTCCCCCGATCCCAAGGGGGACAGGctgtggggggggtccccgctgCCGGGGGCGTCCCCGAGGCCCCCGGTGA